A single region of the Phyllostomus discolor isolate MPI-MPIP mPhyDis1 chromosome 14, mPhyDis1.pri.v3, whole genome shotgun sequence genome encodes:
- the IGSF9 gene encoding protein turtle homolog A isoform X6 translates to MVWCLNLAILSLIISQGVDGRGNSEVVPVVGRAGESAVLGCDLLPPAGRPPLHVIEWLRFGFLLPIFIQFGLYSPRVDPDYVGRVRLQKGASLQIEGLRVEDQGWYECRVLFLDKHSPEDDSANGSWVFLMVNSPPQFLETPPQVLEVQELEPLTLRCVARGSPQPHVTWKLQGQDLGQGHGQMQDPQSSWCPPTTARSMPPRIFHWLARLRRTLLTSPIAGSRTVSMSSTLDPAQATAMPPETPLPIGMRGVIRCPVRANPPLLFVSWTKDGQALQLEKFPGWSQGPEGSLVIALGNEDVLGEYSCTPYNSLGTAGPSPVTRVLLKAPPAFLERPKEEYFQEVGRELLIPCSAQGDPPPIVSWAKVGRGLKGQAQVDSNSSLILRPLTKEAHGRWECIASNAVAQVATSTYVYVLGTSPHVVTNVSVVPLPKGANVSWEPGFDGGYLQRFSVWYTPLAKHPDRAHHDWVSLAVPVGAAHLLVPGLQPHCQYQFSVLAQNKLGSGPFSEIVLSAPEGLSTTPAAPRLPMTEMAPPLSPPRGLVAVRTPRGVLLHWDPPELVPQRLDGYILEGRQGAQGWEVLDRAVAGTEMQLLVPGLIKDVLYEFRLVALAGGYVSNPSNLANVSTSGLEVYPSRTQLPGLLPQPVLAGVLGGLCFLGAAVLVSILAACLTSQRRAVRHRHRKHLRQDLPLIFSPPRLSAPLSVPGSGSPDSVAKLKLQASPVPSMCQSLLCGEPTRPPSSPPDPSPSWGPLPLEPICRGPDGRFVMGPNVGTSQERSGPEQVEPRTLAQCQTRPYDCSSSSSSPSGLPQPLCIADISPVEPSLASSPSPLPGAGPLLQYLSLPFFREMNVDGDWPPFEEPDSAVPSDYTDIQPCQTSPLLQPLDSPPGSPRAVLPGAVVCTGAVTEPAYTALADWTLRERLLSSLVPGAPRGSLTSQSSGRGSASFFRPPSTAPSAGGSYLSPTPGDTSSWASGPERWPRRDHVVTVSKRRNTSVDENYEWDSEFTGDMELLETLYRGLAGPRPRLEAESELGAKTPEVGCLLNTAHTPGPEARCAALREEFLAFRRRQDATRARLPAYWQPVPHSEQATLL, encoded by the exons ATGGTTTGGTGTCTCAATCTGGCCATCCTCAGCCTGATCATCAGCCAAGGGGTTGACG GTAGAGGGAATTCTGAGGTGGTACCTGTGGTGGGCCGGGCTGGGGAGAGTGCTGTGCTGGGCTGTGATCTGCTGCCTCCAGCTGGCCGGCCCCCTCTACACGTCATTGAGTGGCTACGCTTTGGGTTCCTGCTTCCCATCTTCATCCAGTTTGGACTCTACTCTCCCCGAGTGGACCCTGATTACGTGG GGAGAGTCCGGCTGCAGAAGGGAGCATCTCTCCAGATCGAGGGGCTCCGGGTGGAAGACCAGGGCTGGTACGAGTGCCGCGTGCTCTTCCTGGACAAGCACAGCCCCGAAGATGATTCTGCTAATGGCTCCTGGGTGTTTCTCATGGTCAATT CACCCCCTCAGTTCCTGGAGACACCTCCCCAGGTGCTGGAAGTTCAGGAATTGGAGCCCTTGACCTTGCGTTGTGTGGCCCGTGGCAGCCCCCAGCCTCATGTGACTTGGAAGCTCCAAGGACAGGACCTTGGCCAGGGCCATGGCCAGATGCAG GACCCCCAGTCATCGTGGTGCCCCCCAACAACAGCACGGTCAATGCCTCCCAGGATATTTCATTGGCTTGCCAGGCTGAGGCGTACCCTGCTAACCTCACCTATAGCTGGTTCCAGGACAGTATCAATGTCTTCCACATTAG ACCCAGCCCAGGCAACAGCGATGCCTCCCGAGACACCCCTGCCCATAGGCATGCGTGGGGTGATCCGCTGCCCAGTTCGTGCCAACCCCCCACTGCTCTTTGTCAGTTGGACCAAGGATGGGCAGGCCCTTCAGCTGGAGAAG TTCCCTGGCTGGTCCCAGGGCCCAGAAGGGTCACTTGTCATTGCCCTGGGGAATGAGGACGTTCTGGGAGAATACTCCTGTACCCCCTACAATAGTCTTGGCACTGCAGGGCCCTCCCCAGTGACACGCGTGTTGCTCAAG GCCCCCCCAGCTTTTCTAGAACGGCCCAAAGAAGAATATTTCCAAGAAGTAGGGCGGGAGCTACTCATCCCCTGCTCTGCTCAAGGAGACCCTCCTCCTATTGTCTCCTGGGCCAAG GTGGGCCGGGGGCTGAAGGGCCAGGCCCAGGTGGACAGCAACAGTAGCCTCATCCTTCGACCATTGACCAAGGAGGCCCATGGGCGCTGGGAGTGCATCGCCAGCAATGCTGTAGCCCAAGTGGCCACCTCCACGTATGTCTACGTGCTGG GCACCAGCCCCCATGTTGTTACCAATGTGTCCGTGGTGCCTTTGCCCAAGGGTGCCAATGTCTCCTGGGAGCCTGGCTTTGATGGTGGTTATCTGCAGAGATTCAGCGTCTGGTATACCCCATT GGCCAAGCATCCAGACCGAGCCCACCATGATTGGGTGTCCCTGGCGGTGCCTGTGGGGGCTGCTCACCTCCTTGtaccagggctgcagccccactGCCAGTACCAGTTCAGTGTCCTAGCTCAGAACAAGCTGGGAAGTGGGCCCTTCAGCGAGATCGTTCTGTCTGCCCCTGAAG GGCTTTCTACCACACCAGCTGCCCCCAGGCTTCCTATGACAGAGATGgcacctcccctgtcccctcccagagGTCTGGTGGCAGTGAGGACACCCCGGGGGGTACTACTGCATTGGGATCCCCCAGAATTGGTCCCTCAGAGACTGGATGGCTACATCCTAGAGGGTCGACAAGGcgcccagggctgggaggtgctGGACCGGGCTGTGGCAGGCACGGAAATGCAGTTGCTGGTGCCTGGCCTTATTAAG GATGTTCTCTACGAGTTTCGCCTTGTGGCCTTGGCTGGTGGCTATGTCAGCAATCCCAGCAACTTGGCCAACGTCTCTACTTCTG GCCTGGAGGTCTACCCGTCACGCACCCAGCTGCCAGGCCTCCTGCCACAGCCTGTACTGGCCGGCGTTCTGGGTGGGCTCTGCTTCCTAGGGGCAGCTGTCCTTGTGAGCATCCTGGCTGCTTGCCTAACCAGCCAACGCAGGGCTGTCCGCCACCGCCACCGCAAGCACCTCCGCCAAG ATCTACCTCTTATCTTCTCTCCACCCCGGCTGTCAGCTCCACT GTCTGTTCCAGGCTCAGGCAGTCCTGACAGTGTGGCCAAGCTGAAGCTCCAGGCTTCCCCAGTCCCCAGCATGTGCCAGAGTCTGCTCTGTGGGGAACCCACTAGACCCCCCAGTTCCCCTCCAGATCCTTCACCTAGCTGGGGACCCTTGCCCTTGGAGCCCATTTGCCGGGGACCAGATGGGCGCTTTGTGATGGGACCCAATGTGGGGACCTCCCAAGAAAGGTCAGGCCCTGAGCAGGTCGAACCTCGGACCCTGGCCCAGTGTCAGACCAGGCCCTAtgactgcagcagcagcagcagcagccccagtgggctgccccagcccctctgcattGCAGACATCAGCCCTGTGGAGCCCTCTCTTGCATCCTCACCCAGTCCCCTGCCAGGTGCAGGACCCCTGCTCCAGTACCTGAGCCTGCCCTTCTTCCGGGAGATGAATGTGGATGGGGACTGGCCCCCTTTTGAGGAGCCTGATTCTGCTGTACCCTCAGATTACACGGACATTCAGCCCTGCCAGACCTCACCTCTCCTTCAACCCCTGGACTCCCCCCCGGGATCCCCCAGGGCAGTACTTCCTGGAGCTGTAGTCTGTACTGGGGCTGTCACAGAGCCTGCATACACAGCACTGGCTGACTGGACACTGAGGGAACGGCTGCTCTCAAGCCTTGTCCCTGGTGCCCCTCGGGGCAGCCTCACCAGCCAGAGCAGTGGGCGGGGCAGTGCCTCTTTTTTTCGGCCCCCTTCCACTGCCCCCTCAGCAGGAGGCAGCTACCTCAGCCCCACTCCAGGAGACACCAGCAGCTGGGCCAGTGGCCCTGAGAGGTGGCCCCGAAGGGACCATGTGGTGACAGTCAGCAAGAG GAGGAACACATCTGTGGATGAGAACTATGAATGGGATTCAGAATTCACTGGGGACATGGAATTGCTGGAGACTCTGTACCGGGGCTTGGCTGGCCCTCGACCCCGACTTGAAGCTGAGTCAGAGCTAG GTGCCAAGACTCCAGAGGTGGGCTGTCTCCTGAACACTGCCCATACTCCTGGGCCTGAGGCCCGCTGTGCCGCACTTCGGGAAGAATTCCTGGCCTTCCGCCGCCGCCAAGATGCCACTAGGGCCCGGCTACCAGCCTATTGGCAGCCAGTCCCTCATTCTGAACAGGCCACTCTGCTGTGA
- the IGSF9 gene encoding protein turtle homolog A isoform X5 — protein MVWCLNLAILSLIISQGVDGRGNSEVVPVVGRAGESAVLGCDLLPPAGRPPLHVIEWLRFGFLLPIFIQFGLYSPRVDPDYVGRVRLQKGASLQIEGLRVEDQGWYECRVLFLDKHSPEDDSANGSWVFLMVNSPPQFLETPPQVLEVQELEPLTLRCVARGSPQPHVTWKLQGQDLGQGHGQMQVQNGSLWIRRVERGSSGTYTCQASSTEGSTTHTTQLIVLGPPVIVVPPNNSTVNASQDISLACQAEAYPANLTYSWFQDSINVFHISRLQSRVRILVDGSLWLQAVQPDDAGLYTCVPSNGLLHPPSASAYLTVLCKTDPCSPQSSLPMGQAKVFLHNLPLFSLDPAQATAMPPETPLPIGMRGVIRCPVRANPPLLFVSWTKDGQALQLEKFPGWSQGPEGSLVIALGNEDVLGEYSCTPYNSLGTAGPSPVTRVLLKAPPAFLERPKEEYFQEVGRELLIPCSAQGDPPPIVSWAKVGRGLKGQAQVDSNSSLILRPLTKEAHGRWECIASNAVAQVATSTYVYVLGTSPHVVTNVSVVPLPKGANVSWEPGFDGGYLQRFSVWYTPLAKHPDRAHHDWVSLAVPVGAAHLLVPGLQPHCQYQFSVLAQNKLGSGPFSEIVLSAPEGLSTTPAAPRLPMTEMAPPLSPPRGLVAVRTPRGVLLHWDPPELVPQRLDGYILEGRQGAQGWEVLDRAVAGTEMQLLVPGLIKDVLYEFRLVALAGGYVSNPSNLANVSTSGLEVYPSRTQLPGLLPQPVLAGVLGGLCFLGAAVLVSILAACLTSQRRAVRHRHRKHLRQDLPLIFSPPRLSAPLSVPGSGSPDSVAKLKLQASPVPSMCQSLLCGEPTRPPSSPPDPSPSWGPLPLEPICRGPDGRFVMGPNVGTSQERSGPEQVEPRTLAQCQTRPYDCSSSSSSPSGLPQPLCIADISPVEPSLASSPSPLPGAGPLLQYLSLPFFREMNVDGDWPPFEEPDSAVPSDYTDIQPCQTSPLLQPLDSPPGSPRAVLPGAVVCTGAVTEPAYTALADWTLRERLLSSLVPGAPRGSLTSQSSGRGSASFFRPPSTAPSAGGSYLSPTPGDTSSWASGPERWPRRDHVVTVSKRCQDSRGGLSPEHCPYSWA, from the exons ATGGTTTGGTGTCTCAATCTGGCCATCCTCAGCCTGATCATCAGCCAAGGGGTTGACG GTAGAGGGAATTCTGAGGTGGTACCTGTGGTGGGCCGGGCTGGGGAGAGTGCTGTGCTGGGCTGTGATCTGCTGCCTCCAGCTGGCCGGCCCCCTCTACACGTCATTGAGTGGCTACGCTTTGGGTTCCTGCTTCCCATCTTCATCCAGTTTGGACTCTACTCTCCCCGAGTGGACCCTGATTACGTGG GGAGAGTCCGGCTGCAGAAGGGAGCATCTCTCCAGATCGAGGGGCTCCGGGTGGAAGACCAGGGCTGGTACGAGTGCCGCGTGCTCTTCCTGGACAAGCACAGCCCCGAAGATGATTCTGCTAATGGCTCCTGGGTGTTTCTCATGGTCAATT CACCCCCTCAGTTCCTGGAGACACCTCCCCAGGTGCTGGAAGTTCAGGAATTGGAGCCCTTGACCTTGCGTTGTGTGGCCCGTGGCAGCCCCCAGCCTCATGTGACTTGGAAGCTCCAAGGACAGGACCTTGGCCAGGGCCATGGCCAGATGCAG GTGCAGAACGGGTCGCTGTGGATTCGACGGGTGGAGCGAGGCAGCTCTGGGACCTACACCTGCCAAGCCTCCAGTACTGAGGGCAGCACCACCCACACCACCCAGCTGATTGTGCTAG GACCCCCAGTCATCGTGGTGCCCCCCAACAACAGCACGGTCAATGCCTCCCAGGATATTTCATTGGCTTGCCAGGCTGAGGCGTACCCTGCTAACCTCACCTATAGCTGGTTCCAGGACAGTATCAATGTCTTCCACATTAG CCGCCTGCAGTCACGAGTGCGGATCCTGGTGGATGGAAGCCTGTGGCTGCAGGCTGTCCAGCCTGATGATGCTGGCCTCTACACCTGTGTGCCCAGCAATGGCCTCCTACACCCACCCTCAGCCTCTGCCTACCTCACCGTGCTCTGTAAGACTGACCCCTGCTCCCCTCAAAGCTCTCTCCCCATGGGCCAGGCCAAGGTCTTCCTGCATAATTTGCCACTGTTTTCCCTAGACCCAGCCCAGGCAACAGCGATGCCTCCCGAGACACCCCTGCCCATAGGCATGCGTGGGGTGATCCGCTGCCCAGTTCGTGCCAACCCCCCACTGCTCTTTGTCAGTTGGACCAAGGATGGGCAGGCCCTTCAGCTGGAGAAG TTCCCTGGCTGGTCCCAGGGCCCAGAAGGGTCACTTGTCATTGCCCTGGGGAATGAGGACGTTCTGGGAGAATACTCCTGTACCCCCTACAATAGTCTTGGCACTGCAGGGCCCTCCCCAGTGACACGCGTGTTGCTCAAG GCCCCCCCAGCTTTTCTAGAACGGCCCAAAGAAGAATATTTCCAAGAAGTAGGGCGGGAGCTACTCATCCCCTGCTCTGCTCAAGGAGACCCTCCTCCTATTGTCTCCTGGGCCAAG GTGGGCCGGGGGCTGAAGGGCCAGGCCCAGGTGGACAGCAACAGTAGCCTCATCCTTCGACCATTGACCAAGGAGGCCCATGGGCGCTGGGAGTGCATCGCCAGCAATGCTGTAGCCCAAGTGGCCACCTCCACGTATGTCTACGTGCTGG GCACCAGCCCCCATGTTGTTACCAATGTGTCCGTGGTGCCTTTGCCCAAGGGTGCCAATGTCTCCTGGGAGCCTGGCTTTGATGGTGGTTATCTGCAGAGATTCAGCGTCTGGTATACCCCATT GGCCAAGCATCCAGACCGAGCCCACCATGATTGGGTGTCCCTGGCGGTGCCTGTGGGGGCTGCTCACCTCCTTGtaccagggctgcagccccactGCCAGTACCAGTTCAGTGTCCTAGCTCAGAACAAGCTGGGAAGTGGGCCCTTCAGCGAGATCGTTCTGTCTGCCCCTGAAG GGCTTTCTACCACACCAGCTGCCCCCAGGCTTCCTATGACAGAGATGgcacctcccctgtcccctcccagagGTCTGGTGGCAGTGAGGACACCCCGGGGGGTACTACTGCATTGGGATCCCCCAGAATTGGTCCCTCAGAGACTGGATGGCTACATCCTAGAGGGTCGACAAGGcgcccagggctgggaggtgctGGACCGGGCTGTGGCAGGCACGGAAATGCAGTTGCTGGTGCCTGGCCTTATTAAG GATGTTCTCTACGAGTTTCGCCTTGTGGCCTTGGCTGGTGGCTATGTCAGCAATCCCAGCAACTTGGCCAACGTCTCTACTTCTG GCCTGGAGGTCTACCCGTCACGCACCCAGCTGCCAGGCCTCCTGCCACAGCCTGTACTGGCCGGCGTTCTGGGTGGGCTCTGCTTCCTAGGGGCAGCTGTCCTTGTGAGCATCCTGGCTGCTTGCCTAACCAGCCAACGCAGGGCTGTCCGCCACCGCCACCGCAAGCACCTCCGCCAAG ATCTACCTCTTATCTTCTCTCCACCCCGGCTGTCAGCTCCACT GTCTGTTCCAGGCTCAGGCAGTCCTGACAGTGTGGCCAAGCTGAAGCTCCAGGCTTCCCCAGTCCCCAGCATGTGCCAGAGTCTGCTCTGTGGGGAACCCACTAGACCCCCCAGTTCCCCTCCAGATCCTTCACCTAGCTGGGGACCCTTGCCCTTGGAGCCCATTTGCCGGGGACCAGATGGGCGCTTTGTGATGGGACCCAATGTGGGGACCTCCCAAGAAAGGTCAGGCCCTGAGCAGGTCGAACCTCGGACCCTGGCCCAGTGTCAGACCAGGCCCTAtgactgcagcagcagcagcagcagccccagtgggctgccccagcccctctgcattGCAGACATCAGCCCTGTGGAGCCCTCTCTTGCATCCTCACCCAGTCCCCTGCCAGGTGCAGGACCCCTGCTCCAGTACCTGAGCCTGCCCTTCTTCCGGGAGATGAATGTGGATGGGGACTGGCCCCCTTTTGAGGAGCCTGATTCTGCTGTACCCTCAGATTACACGGACATTCAGCCCTGCCAGACCTCACCTCTCCTTCAACCCCTGGACTCCCCCCCGGGATCCCCCAGGGCAGTACTTCCTGGAGCTGTAGTCTGTACTGGGGCTGTCACAGAGCCTGCATACACAGCACTGGCTGACTGGACACTGAGGGAACGGCTGCTCTCAAGCCTTGTCCCTGGTGCCCCTCGGGGCAGCCTCACCAGCCAGAGCAGTGGGCGGGGCAGTGCCTCTTTTTTTCGGCCCCCTTCCACTGCCCCCTCAGCAGGAGGCAGCTACCTCAGCCCCACTCCAGGAGACACCAGCAGCTGGGCCAGTGGCCCTGAGAGGTGGCCCCGAAGGGACCATGTGGTGACAGTCAGCAAGAG GTGCCAAGACTCCAGAGGTGGGCTGTCTCCTGAACACTGCCCATACTCCTGGGCCTGA
- the IGSF9 gene encoding protein turtle homolog A isoform X4, with product MVWCLNLAILSLIISQGVDGRGNSEVVPVVGRAGESAVLGCDLLPPAGRPPLHVIEWLRFGFLLPIFIQFGLYSPRVDPDYVAPPQFLETPPQVLEVQELEPLTLRCVARGSPQPHVTWKLQGQDLGQGHGQMQVQNGSLWIRRVERGSSGTYTCQASSTEGSTTHTTQLIVLGPPVIVVPPNNSTVNASQDISLACQAEAYPANLTYSWFQDSINVFHISRLQSRVRILVDGSLWLQAVQPDDAGLYTCVPSNGLLHPPSASAYLTVLCKTDPCSPQSSLPMGQAKVFLHNLPLFSLDPAQATAMPPETPLPIGMRGVIRCPVRANPPLLFVSWTKDGQALQLEKFPGWSQGPEGSLVIALGNEDVLGEYSCTPYNSLGTAGPSPVTRVLLKAPPAFLERPKEEYFQEVGRELLIPCSAQGDPPPIVSWAKVGRGLKGQAQVDSNSSLILRPLTKEAHGRWECIASNAVAQVATSTYVYVLGTSPHVVTNVSVVPLPKGANVSWEPGFDGGYLQRFSVWYTPLAKHPDRAHHDWVSLAVPVGAAHLLVPGLQPHCQYQFSVLAQNKLGSGPFSEIVLSAPEGLSTTPAAPRLPMTEMAPPLSPPRGLVAVRTPRGVLLHWDPPELVPQRLDGYILEGRQGAQGWEVLDRAVAGTEMQLLVPGLIKDVLYEFRLVALAGGYVSNPSNLANVSTSGLEVYPSRTQLPGLLPQPVLAGVLGGLCFLGAAVLVSILAACLTSQRRAVRHRHRKHLRQDLPLIFSPPRLSAPLSVPGSGSPDSVAKLKLQASPVPSMCQSLLCGEPTRPPSSPPDPSPSWGPLPLEPICRGPDGRFVMGPNVGTSQERSGPEQVEPRTLAQCQTRPYDCSSSSSSPSGLPQPLCIADISPVEPSLASSPSPLPGAGPLLQYLSLPFFREMNVDGDWPPFEEPDSAVPSDYTDIQPCQTSPLLQPLDSPPGSPRAVLPGAVVCTGAVTEPAYTALADWTLRERLLSSLVPGAPRGSLTSQSSGRGSASFFRPPSTAPSAGGSYLSPTPGDTSSWASGPERWPRRDHVVTVSKRRNTSVDENYEWDSEFTGDMELLETLYRGLAGPRPRLEAESELGAKTPEVGCLLNTAHTPGPEARCAALREEFLAFRRRQDATRARLPAYWQPVPHSEQATLL from the exons ATGGTTTGGTGTCTCAATCTGGCCATCCTCAGCCTGATCATCAGCCAAGGGGTTGACG GTAGAGGGAATTCTGAGGTGGTACCTGTGGTGGGCCGGGCTGGGGAGAGTGCTGTGCTGGGCTGTGATCTGCTGCCTCCAGCTGGCCGGCCCCCTCTACACGTCATTGAGTGGCTACGCTTTGGGTTCCTGCTTCCCATCTTCATCCAGTTTGGACTCTACTCTCCCCGAGTGGACCCTGATTACGTGG CACCCCCTCAGTTCCTGGAGACACCTCCCCAGGTGCTGGAAGTTCAGGAATTGGAGCCCTTGACCTTGCGTTGTGTGGCCCGTGGCAGCCCCCAGCCTCATGTGACTTGGAAGCTCCAAGGACAGGACCTTGGCCAGGGCCATGGCCAGATGCAG GTGCAGAACGGGTCGCTGTGGATTCGACGGGTGGAGCGAGGCAGCTCTGGGACCTACACCTGCCAAGCCTCCAGTACTGAGGGCAGCACCACCCACACCACCCAGCTGATTGTGCTAG GACCCCCAGTCATCGTGGTGCCCCCCAACAACAGCACGGTCAATGCCTCCCAGGATATTTCATTGGCTTGCCAGGCTGAGGCGTACCCTGCTAACCTCACCTATAGCTGGTTCCAGGACAGTATCAATGTCTTCCACATTAG CCGCCTGCAGTCACGAGTGCGGATCCTGGTGGATGGAAGCCTGTGGCTGCAGGCTGTCCAGCCTGATGATGCTGGCCTCTACACCTGTGTGCCCAGCAATGGCCTCCTACACCCACCCTCAGCCTCTGCCTACCTCACCGTGCTCTGTAAGACTGACCCCTGCTCCCCTCAAAGCTCTCTCCCCATGGGCCAGGCCAAGGTCTTCCTGCATAATTTGCCACTGTTTTCCCTAGACCCAGCCCAGGCAACAGCGATGCCTCCCGAGACACCCCTGCCCATAGGCATGCGTGGGGTGATCCGCTGCCCAGTTCGTGCCAACCCCCCACTGCTCTTTGTCAGTTGGACCAAGGATGGGCAGGCCCTTCAGCTGGAGAAG TTCCCTGGCTGGTCCCAGGGCCCAGAAGGGTCACTTGTCATTGCCCTGGGGAATGAGGACGTTCTGGGAGAATACTCCTGTACCCCCTACAATAGTCTTGGCACTGCAGGGCCCTCCCCAGTGACACGCGTGTTGCTCAAG GCCCCCCCAGCTTTTCTAGAACGGCCCAAAGAAGAATATTTCCAAGAAGTAGGGCGGGAGCTACTCATCCCCTGCTCTGCTCAAGGAGACCCTCCTCCTATTGTCTCCTGGGCCAAG GTGGGCCGGGGGCTGAAGGGCCAGGCCCAGGTGGACAGCAACAGTAGCCTCATCCTTCGACCATTGACCAAGGAGGCCCATGGGCGCTGGGAGTGCATCGCCAGCAATGCTGTAGCCCAAGTGGCCACCTCCACGTATGTCTACGTGCTGG GCACCAGCCCCCATGTTGTTACCAATGTGTCCGTGGTGCCTTTGCCCAAGGGTGCCAATGTCTCCTGGGAGCCTGGCTTTGATGGTGGTTATCTGCAGAGATTCAGCGTCTGGTATACCCCATT GGCCAAGCATCCAGACCGAGCCCACCATGATTGGGTGTCCCTGGCGGTGCCTGTGGGGGCTGCTCACCTCCTTGtaccagggctgcagccccactGCCAGTACCAGTTCAGTGTCCTAGCTCAGAACAAGCTGGGAAGTGGGCCCTTCAGCGAGATCGTTCTGTCTGCCCCTGAAG GGCTTTCTACCACACCAGCTGCCCCCAGGCTTCCTATGACAGAGATGgcacctcccctgtcccctcccagagGTCTGGTGGCAGTGAGGACACCCCGGGGGGTACTACTGCATTGGGATCCCCCAGAATTGGTCCCTCAGAGACTGGATGGCTACATCCTAGAGGGTCGACAAGGcgcccagggctgggaggtgctGGACCGGGCTGTGGCAGGCACGGAAATGCAGTTGCTGGTGCCTGGCCTTATTAAG GATGTTCTCTACGAGTTTCGCCTTGTGGCCTTGGCTGGTGGCTATGTCAGCAATCCCAGCAACTTGGCCAACGTCTCTACTTCTG GCCTGGAGGTCTACCCGTCACGCACCCAGCTGCCAGGCCTCCTGCCACAGCCTGTACTGGCCGGCGTTCTGGGTGGGCTCTGCTTCCTAGGGGCAGCTGTCCTTGTGAGCATCCTGGCTGCTTGCCTAACCAGCCAACGCAGGGCTGTCCGCCACCGCCACCGCAAGCACCTCCGCCAAG ATCTACCTCTTATCTTCTCTCCACCCCGGCTGTCAGCTCCACT GTCTGTTCCAGGCTCAGGCAGTCCTGACAGTGTGGCCAAGCTGAAGCTCCAGGCTTCCCCAGTCCCCAGCATGTGCCAGAGTCTGCTCTGTGGGGAACCCACTAGACCCCCCAGTTCCCCTCCAGATCCTTCACCTAGCTGGGGACCCTTGCCCTTGGAGCCCATTTGCCGGGGACCAGATGGGCGCTTTGTGATGGGACCCAATGTGGGGACCTCCCAAGAAAGGTCAGGCCCTGAGCAGGTCGAACCTCGGACCCTGGCCCAGTGTCAGACCAGGCCCTAtgactgcagcagcagcagcagcagccccagtgggctgccccagcccctctgcattGCAGACATCAGCCCTGTGGAGCCCTCTCTTGCATCCTCACCCAGTCCCCTGCCAGGTGCAGGACCCCTGCTCCAGTACCTGAGCCTGCCCTTCTTCCGGGAGATGAATGTGGATGGGGACTGGCCCCCTTTTGAGGAGCCTGATTCTGCTGTACCCTCAGATTACACGGACATTCAGCCCTGCCAGACCTCACCTCTCCTTCAACCCCTGGACTCCCCCCCGGGATCCCCCAGGGCAGTACTTCCTGGAGCTGTAGTCTGTACTGGGGCTGTCACAGAGCCTGCATACACAGCACTGGCTGACTGGACACTGAGGGAACGGCTGCTCTCAAGCCTTGTCCCTGGTGCCCCTCGGGGCAGCCTCACCAGCCAGAGCAGTGGGCGGGGCAGTGCCTCTTTTTTTCGGCCCCCTTCCACTGCCCCCTCAGCAGGAGGCAGCTACCTCAGCCCCACTCCAGGAGACACCAGCAGCTGGGCCAGTGGCCCTGAGAGGTGGCCCCGAAGGGACCATGTGGTGACAGTCAGCAAGAG GAGGAACACATCTGTGGATGAGAACTATGAATGGGATTCAGAATTCACTGGGGACATGGAATTGCTGGAGACTCTGTACCGGGGCTTGGCTGGCCCTCGACCCCGACTTGAAGCTGAGTCAGAGCTAG GTGCCAAGACTCCAGAGGTGGGCTGTCTCCTGAACACTGCCCATACTCCTGGGCCTGAGGCCCGCTGTGCCGCACTTCGGGAAGAATTCCTGGCCTTCCGCCGCCGCCAAGATGCCACTAGGGCCCGGCTACCAGCCTATTGGCAGCCAGTCCCTCATTCTGAACAGGCCACTCTGCTGTGA